The genomic interval CAAACATAAATCGAAAATTGCAGGTGTCGTAAAAGATTTTGATGGAGAAGCTTTATTTGGGAAAAAAGAAGTTCGTCGAATGGATCGGTTTAGCCAGTTTGCGATAGCAGCTGCTGAGCAAGCGCTGGAGGATGCAGCACTCAAGATTGAGGAGACAGATCGGGAACGTGTTGGCGTTTATGTAGGCTCTGGCATCGGCGGCATACAGACGCTGCTTGACCAAGCTGAGGTGCTGCATGATCGAGGGCCAGATCGTGTTAGTCCAACGCTTGTTCCGATGATGATTGCGAATATGGCAGCGGCGATGATCAGTATTCGGTTCGGTACGCAGGGCCCTTCGATGGCACCCGTTACCGCATGCTCGATCGGGAATACGGCAATTGGTGAGGCTTGGCGGCTTATTCGATCAGGCAGCGCAGATGTCGTTATTGCAGGAGGAACGGAAGCGGCAGTGACTGATATTTCGCTCGCGAGCTTCGGCAATGCAACATCGGTATCGACGCGGAATGAAGCGCCAGCTTCGGCAAGCAGACCCTTTGATGCAGGGCGCGACGGCTTTGTTATGGCGGAAGGAGCCGGCATTCTCATACTCGAATCACTGTCACATGCGCAGCAAAGAGGAGCCCGCATTCATGCGGAAGTTATCGGCTATGGAGCCAGCTCGGATGCGTATCATATGGTCGCGACTCATCCCGAGGGTATTGGTGCTTATCAGGCGATGAAGCATGCGCTGCGAGAAGCTGACTTGGAGCCTAATCAAATTGATTTAATAAGCGCACATGCCACCAGTACGGAAATCGGCGACCGTTCCGAAACGGCAGCCATTAAGAAGCTGTTTGGTGACCTCGCGTATCAAATTCCGGTGACAGCGAACAAATCAATGACAGGTCATATGCTTGGTGCAGCTGGCGGAGTAGAGGCTATCGCACTCGTGAAGAGCATACAGGAGGGGATTATCCCGCCAACGATCAATCAAGAACAAACAGATCCAATTTGTGATCTTGATTATGTGCCAAACGTTGCGCGCGAAGCTGAGATTAATATCGCGATGTCCAATTCCTTCGGCTTCGGCGGTCATAATGCCGTTATTATATTGAAGAAATTTCAGGCATGAGCATGATGTAATATCATAAATTTTCTTAATTCCAAAAATAAAGCAAGAAGCTGGGTCGGCAGATTACTGCCGTTGACCCAGCTTTTTTTATTTTGTAATAAATCCGAGCGTGATTGCGGGCAGCAGGGAGAAATGACCAGTACTCCAAGCGATTCAATTCATGAGAGGAAGGGTAAAGGTTATGTAACCTATGGATGACAAGATCAGTTAAAAAGAGAAGAAGGTGCAGGCATGGCCAGACATAATCGATTCTTTAGATGGTGCTTCACGATTATTTTGGTATTAATTATTATTTATTTGGGGTCGCGCGTTTCATTTATATTTAAACCTGTGCTTTCCTTATTCAGTATGATTATCGTTCCGCTTATGCTGGCAGGCTTTTTTTATTACTTGCTGCGCCCGCTCGTCAATGTGATGGAGCGGCATAAGGTTAATCGTACGCTCGCAATTTTACTTATTTATTTGATTTTCGCCATTATGATGGTTGGCTTCAGCATTTTGGTCTGGCCTTCCTTGCGTACGCAGCTCAATAATTTGGTCGAAAATGCACCCGCTTTGTTTACTACTTTAAGCGAGCAAGTTGCAGAGCTTGAGCATAATGGGTTTTTATCGTCCTTTTTGCCGCAGGATTCGAATCTGTTATCTAAGCTTACGGAGTATTTGAACAAAGGCTTTACGGTATTTACAGAATATTTGACCGGGCTCTTTTCTTTTTTCTCAAATTTCGCGATTGTGCTCATAACGTTCCCGATTCTATTGTTCTATATGCTGAAGGAAGGCGGGAAGTTTGGTGAACAAATTGTAAGCTTTATACCCAAAAGGTTCCGTATCCACGGTAAAGAGGTGATGGACGATATCGATCATATGCTCAGCAGTTTTATCGTTGGCAGAGTTATCGTGAATGTAGCACTCGGCGTTCTCATGTATGTAGGTTTTCTAATTATTGATTTGCCTTATGCGATGCTGCTGACCGTAGTGGCCGTCATCTTGAACTTTATTCCGTTTATCGGGTCCTTTTTATCTTCCATCCCGATTGTTATCATCGGCTTCATCGAAGCGCCGTCAATCGCGATCTGGTCTATTGTCATTATTACAGTAGCGCAGCAAATACAGGATAATCTTATATCGCCTTATGTTTTTGGGAAGCAGCTTGATATTCATCCGATGACGACGATCATCTTGGTGCTCATGGGCGGAGATATTGCAGGAATTTTAGGCATACTACTTATTATTCCGGTTTATATGATTTTGAAAATCGTTTATAGCAAAGTTTACGAGCTGTTTTTCAAGCAGAAATGGGAAAATGCTTAACTGAGATTGTCACATAATGGGTGCGTATTATGGCATCATCTGTTATAATGACGTCGGCTAAGGCAAATTTACCGAAAGTACGGTGGCTTGATAACGATGGGGATAAACGCATTGCAAGGGAAACAAATCGTAATTGCTGGATCTCGGAAAACGGATGAGATGTGCATGGTTATTGAAAAACAGGGCGGCGTTCCAATTGTTCGTTCGCTTCAAGGCTTGACGATGTTTGATGAAGCGCTGTTGGAAGAGCCATTGCGAAACTTCGCTGAGAAGGGCGCGGATTGGGTTATTTTGACCACAGGCATGGGATCGGATCAGATCGTCAACACAGCCGAGAGCATCGGCATTAAACAAGCGGTGCTTGGTAGGCTGGCTGAGGCGAAAATCGCGACAAGAGGCTACAAAACGTCTGCATTTCTTAAACGTTCAGACCTGAAAGCGATCGTTAGCACGGATGATGGAACGATGGATGGACTCATAGAAAACCTCGAAGCCTTTGATTTTGAAGGGCAAAGGGTGTGGATACAGCTTCATGGTGAGCCAGCTCCGAAACTAGTGCGTTTTCTCGAAAATAAGGGTGCTTCGCATGTAGAAGCGGTGCTGCCCTATAAACATGTTCCACCGGATGCTGCTACAGTCGAGCAGCTGCTCAGCGAGCTTTCTGCCGGCACAGTCGATACGGTCTGCTTTACGACTGCGGTGCAGGTGCACTATTTGTTCAAGCATGCAATCGAATCTGGCCGCAAGGAGCTTTTGTTGAACATCTTTAATCAGCACATCGTGGCTGCCGCAGTCGGTAAAGTAACGGCTGCAGCATTGAAGGAGTACGGCGTGGAAAGAATCATCGTTCCCGAGCTGGAGCGAATGGGCGCATTAGTAATCGAAATTGGACGTTATTATGATCGTACTGAAGGCAAGGAAGTATAAGTATATTGAAGAGGCAGTCTTAGACACGTAATCGGTGTTTTAGACTGCCTTTATTTTATGAAAAGGATTTTTCTTGCGCATTTCTAAAATGCCTTGGTGATAGGCCATAACTTTTCTTGAACGCTTTCGAGAAATGTGAGGCATTGGCGAATCCGCAATACTCCGCAATTAAATCGAGCTTAAGTCCGGTTGTGGCTAGCAGCTCGCTTGCTTTCTCCAAACGTAAATGAACGAGAAACTGATGGGGCGTTGCTCCAAAATAGTGATGAAAAATAACGTTGAAATGGGATTCGGAATATCCCGCATGCTTCGCCATCGACTCCACCGTGATTGTTCCAGATAGGTGAAAGGAAATAAAAGCTTTCATCTTCGTTACGAACTGCTGATCCTCGAATGCCAAAGAGCCTGTCGTCTCAAAGTCGCCGATTAATAGAAGGAGCAGCTCCATTGCCAGCTTTTGAGCATGCAGCACGTTTTGTATATCGTTGTGGCTAAAATGCTCAATCATTTGGTTCAGCAGCTTTTTGAACGATTCTGGATGTCGCGGTTTCAGCTTGACGGGCAGCTGCAGGTTTGGAAATTCGTTTAACTGCGGCTGCTTCAAATCCGAATACGGCTCCAAGTTTGTCTGGCCGGGCGTCGTTACAAAGCTTCTTTCTCGGTTCGGATTATAAAAGAAATCAAGATGAGTGTTTGGTACTACGCAGCTCCCATATCCTCTCGTTGTGAAGAGCATTCCAGGCTGAATAAGAGCAAAGTCGCCAGGCAGCAGCTCATATTCGACACCCTCAACCGTAAGCAAATAACGGCCTTCTTCCATATATAAAAACAAATAATCGAGCAGACGCCGTTCACCTTGAAAAAATGACGTTTCTTTAAAGCGATAGCAAAGTCGTATAAACGGCAGCACGGGATGGTCATTCCAGTTATGCAGCTGCGTATTCATTCCTAATTGCCTCCATTTCATACGATTAGCACGATCATTATCATTGTTTTTGACAAGTTATTTCGATGTTTTTTACATGATTACCTTTATTATTAGCTTTATTATAGAAGTAAGCAATAGAAAAAATCGAGGATAATGACATGAAAATGGAGGGGTATACGAATGAGCTTAATGATACCTGATGTGATGACGATACCAAAATTTTTGGGAAATGGGAAAATTGATTATAGCGAGAAACCGGTGCCGACCACAGGGCCAGGCCAGCTGCTGCTGCAGGTCAAGGCAAACGCTTTATGCGGATCAGAGCGTGGACAGTTCTACAACGGTTCCGAAGCGACGCCTGGTCATGAGGCAGCAGGCATCGTTGTCGCAGCAGGCTCTAATACCAAAACGGATGTAGGTACACATGGCGTTGTTTTTTTAATGGATTTTTGCGGGCAATGCCGCAGCTGCAAGCGAGGGTATACGAACCAATGCTTAAGCAAGCGTGCAGATTATGGCTTCTCTCATGATGGCGGTTACGGGCCTTATATGGTCGTGAACGAAAATGTGTTTTTTGCTGTGGATGCTGCTATTCCGTTGGCAGAAGCAACGATATTGCTTGATATCATGGGGACAGGCGGTCATGCGATTCGCAGAGCGCAGCTTGTGCATGGCGATATCGAATCCATCCTTATTGCCGGTGCAGGTCCGATTGGTCTAGCGGTGCTGGCGATGGCGAAGCTGCTGCTGGGCAAAGAGCTGCCTGTATTCATTATGGATTTTACACATTATCGTTTAGAACTCGCACAGAAAATGGGTGCTATTCCGATCCATTTGGGGGAAACAACACTTGAAGCGGGATTGGCAGCCGCAGGCTTTGACCGTATAGATGCAGCATTCGATACGAGCGGTAGAACAACAGCTCGCGAAGCAGCTTTGCATGCACTGAATCATCGCGGTGTACTCGTATGCATTGGTCATGGCGAGCAACTAAATTTGCAAGTATCCTCCGATTTGATAGCAACAGAGAGAGCCGTGCTTGGCAGTGAGTATTTTCCGTTTAGCGAGCTAGAGGCTAATCATCGTTTGATGGGTGAACACCTGCCATACTTAAGTCAAATCATCACGCACCGATTTGGACCACAATCGATGCAAGAAGCATTTGAGCTGTTTTTCAAAGGGGATACGGGAAAGGTGGTCATTGAGCAATGAGCAGTGAGGGGCGAGTGAAGGTTGCCTTAATCGGGGCTGGCGGCTGGGGATACCACCATGCTCGTATTTTTAATGCGCGTAAGGATGTTGATTTTTGTGCCGTTGTTGGACGAGATGCTGCCCGAACAAGGGCAAGAGCAGATGAGTTTGGGACAAATGCCTATACGAGCATCGCGGAGATGCTGGAGACGGAACGGCCTGACCTCGTCAGCTTATGCTTGCCGAATCAAGGACATTTTGATGCGACCTTGCAGGTTATTCAAGCAGGTGTTCCATTATTGGTGGAAAAGCCGCTCGTATTTGATCTAGAGGAAGCTGATTTATTGCTTGCGGAAGCAGCGAAGCGGGAGCTTTTTTTTGCGATTAATTTTAATCACCGCTATGCGACAGCTGTTCAGAAGGCTAAAGTAGCGATGGATACGGGACGGTTAGGAGAGCTTATATTCGTTTCTTGGCGGTTTGGCGGTGAAGGAACAAGCGATCATCCGCACGGCAACTTAATCGAAACCCAGTGCCACGGATTTGATATGCTTGAGCATTTATGCGGCCCGATTGCATCGGTGATGGCACAAATGACAGATAAAACCGGAAAAGGCTTCTCTACCATGGCATTAGCACTGCAATTTCAATCCGGCGCAGTAGGAACGCTGCTCGGATCTTACGACTCCTCGTATGCATACGCACAGACTCATGTCATGGAGCTTAATGGCTTAAAGGGCAGAGTGACCATTCAAGATACAGTGAAGAAATTTACGTTTCAACGCTCGGGCAGCGAAACAGCGGAAGTATGGCAAGCGGGTTACTTCAATGATAAGGAGCGAGAATTCCACCTTACGTTCGACAAACATTTTGATCATTTGCTCGGTGCATTTCGTGCGGGTGAAGCACCGCCTATTCACGCTGCGGCGGGGCGCAGAGCGCTTCAGCTAGCCCATGCAGCGATTGAATCATTCCAGACGGGGCAACGGATTCAGACGTAGAGCACGCTATGGAAGGATCGGTTTAACTAAAAAAAGTGATTAAGCGACTTACTGGTCGGCTTAATCACTTTTTTGGTTATAATCAGATGTGGTACGGATCGCTCAAAGAATTTTGTCCAGATGCTCAAGAGGCCTATTTAAATTAAGCTTCATCAAACGTGAGGCTTCTTCACCATTACGCGCTTCAAGCGCTTGGATGATGTACTCATGATCCGCTGCAGCCGTATGGGTCTCCCAGCTCGGCCGTTTGAAGAAAATATATTTGTATCTTCTTATATGTAATTGAAGCGAGGAGCAAAAGGTGAGTATATGCTGATTATTGGCAATTTGCAGTATGGTTTCATGAAACTCTTCATCATATTCCATCGCTTCATAGAGCTGCTCTTCACTAACTTTTTCATTAAAGCTGGCATTAATAGCACGCAGCTGTTCAATATGCTCTGGCTGTATATTGTCGGCAGCAAGCTCAGCTGCTAATGCTTGAAGGGCTGTAAGGGGCGCATACAGCTTAAGGATATCTTCCTTGGCTAGCGTCGTGACTCGCGTCTCTTTGCCAGGAAACATTTGAATGAGTCCTTGAACCTCAAGCAATTGAAAGGCTTCCCTAATCGGTGTGCGGCTGACGCCAAGTGCCTCGGCAAGCTCTGAATCGTTAAGCTTCTCTCCGGGCTGAAGCGTGCCGTCGATAATCCATTTTTGCAGCTGGCTTAAGGTACGCTCCTTGGCGGATAGTCTAACGGGTGTTGAATAATCAGTTGGAATAGGCAGAGGTGATCCTCCTTTATTTTATGGTTTCATTATGAAAGTGATAGGATAACTTATCCGACAATATATAATATATCGCAGGTTCATTCATTGAAGCAAATGCCAAAAATTTTAAAAAGGAATTTATTGCTTTTATTTGCTTAAGGAAATATAATATGCGATATATTACATATTACATTCTATTTGGAGTAAGGAGAAAACTGTATGTCTAGTACTCAAGCTTCAATCGCAACATCACCGTCCGCTTTAAAAACGATATACCCATTGTTGTTCGCTATTAGCTTCGTGCATTTGATTAATGACACGATTCAATCGGTCGTGCCGGCATTATTTCCTATTTTGAAGGACTCGCTTTCACTGAGCTTTGCTCAAATTGGATTGATCTCTTTGATGATTAATTTAACTGCAGCGCTGCTTCAGCCTGTTGTCGGCATTTTATCTGATTCGCATCCGAAGCCGATGCTGCTGCCTATTGGCATGCTGTTCACAATGGGGGGCGTTGCTGCTCTTTCGTATGCTTCGCATTTCTGGATGGTTATGGTCGCTGTTATGTTAATTGGAATTGGCTCAGCCGTTTTCCATCCTGCTTCTGCGCGGGTTTCCTATTTGGCGGCTGGGACGAAAAAAGGTACAGGGCAGTCGATCTTTCAATTTGGCGGAAATATTGGACAATCGCTTGCACCAATTATGACAGCTGTTCTGTTCGTGCACACAGGTCAGCGCGGTGTGATCTGGTTTGCTTTGGTCGTTACGATAGGAATTATCATTCAATTTAATGTAGCCAAATGGTACGGCAAGCAGCTCGCACTTGAGCCAAGCAAGAGCACGAAGCAAGCGGCAAAGCCGGTTTCCAAACTTAATGTGTCCACCGGTAAAGTTGTATTTGCCATAACGATTTTAATGATTCTTGTGTTTTCCAAAAACGTCTATATTTCTGCGATCAGCAGCTATTACTCGTTTTATGCCATCGAGCATTTTGGACTCTCCGTCAGTCATGCTCAAATCGTATTGTTTGTCTTTCTTGCAGCGAATGTTATTGGCTTGCTTCTCGGCGGGGTGCTCGCAGATAAGTTCAGCCGTCGCAGCTTGATCTGGTTCTCGATCCTAGGAACTGCACCATTTGCGCTGCTGCTTCCTTATGCTAATTTAACATTTTCCGTTATTTTAATCTTTTTTGCCGGTTTAATCTTGGCCTCGGCGTTTTCCGTTATTTTAGTTTATGCGAACGAATTGCTGCCTGGGCGGGTTGGCCTCGTATCAGGTGTATTTTTCGGAATGGCGTTTGGTCTCGGGGGCATTGGTTCGGCGGTGCTCGGCAATTTGGCAGATTCCATGGGTATTGAGTTTGTCATTCGCTGCACGTCCTATTTGCCTTTGCTCGGCATGCTGACGATTTTGCTGCCATCGGATCGCAAAGCCAAAGCAGCCGTTTAATCCGAGTGGACGATTTTCTCATTAGGACAATTTCCGCGCATTCCCCGCCCACATACAATGTTGGTGTATAGCCTAATTGGTGCTGGGAGGGGAGTAACGCTGTGAATAAGCGGACTTTAATGATCGTTTCGCTTGTCATTTATGTTATGCTAGCTATCTTATTCCTCATTTTGTCTATTTTTCATTAAACACATAACAGAGCAAGGGCTGTCCTAGAAGTAGATTAATCTACTCTAGGCAGCCCTTGTTTGTTTATTTTCCTCGGCTACTTGCCT from Paenibacillus sp. FSL K6-3182 carries:
- the fabF gene encoding beta-ketoacyl-ACP synthase II, with the translated sequence MERVVITGMGVISPLGNSVERFWDGLVHGQSGISTIDTFDVSKHKSKIAGVVKDFDGEALFGKKEVRRMDRFSQFAIAAAEQALEDAALKIEETDRERVGVYVGSGIGGIQTLLDQAEVLHDRGPDRVSPTLVPMMIANMAAAMISIRFGTQGPSMAPVTACSIGNTAIGEAWRLIRSGSADVVIAGGTEAAVTDISLASFGNATSVSTRNEAPASASRPFDAGRDGFVMAEGAGILILESLSHAQQRGARIHAEVIGYGASSDAYHMVATHPEGIGAYQAMKHALREADLEPNQIDLISAHATSTEIGDRSETAAIKKLFGDLAYQIPVTANKSMTGHMLGAAGGVEAIALVKSIQEGIIPPTINQEQTDPICDLDYVPNVAREAEINIAMSNSFGFGGHNAVIILKKFQA
- a CDS encoding AI-2E family transporter, which produces MARHNRFFRWCFTIILVLIIIYLGSRVSFIFKPVLSLFSMIIVPLMLAGFFYYLLRPLVNVMERHKVNRTLAILLIYLIFAIMMVGFSILVWPSLRTQLNNLVENAPALFTTLSEQVAELEHNGFLSSFLPQDSNLLSKLTEYLNKGFTVFTEYLTGLFSFFSNFAIVLITFPILLFYMLKEGGKFGEQIVSFIPKRFRIHGKEVMDDIDHMLSSFIVGRVIVNVALGVLMYVGFLIIDLPYAMLLTVVAVILNFIPFIGSFLSSIPIVIIGFIEAPSIAIWSIVIITVAQQIQDNLISPYVFGKQLDIHPMTTIILVLMGGDIAGILGILLIIPVYMILKIVYSKVYELFFKQKWENA
- a CDS encoding uroporphyrinogen-III synthase, translating into MGINALQGKQIVIAGSRKTDEMCMVIEKQGGVPIVRSLQGLTMFDEALLEEPLRNFAEKGADWVILTTGMGSDQIVNTAESIGIKQAVLGRLAEAKIATRGYKTSAFLKRSDLKAIVSTDDGTMDGLIENLEAFDFEGQRVWIQLHGEPAPKLVRFLENKGASHVEAVLPYKHVPPDAATVEQLLSELSAGTVDTVCFTTAVQVHYLFKHAIESGRKELLLNIFNQHIVAAAVGKVTAAALKEYGVERIIVPELERMGALVIEIGRYYDRTEGKEV
- a CDS encoding AraC family transcriptional regulator; amino-acid sequence: MNTQLHNWNDHPVLPFIRLCYRFKETSFFQGERRLLDYLFLYMEEGRYLLTVEGVEYELLPGDFALIQPGMLFTTRGYGSCVVPNTHLDFFYNPNRERSFVTTPGQTNLEPYSDLKQPQLNEFPNLQLPVKLKPRHPESFKKLLNQMIEHFSHNDIQNVLHAQKLAMELLLLLIGDFETTGSLAFEDQQFVTKMKAFISFHLSGTITVESMAKHAGYSESHFNVIFHHYFGATPHQFLVHLRLEKASELLATTGLKLDLIAEYCGFANASHFSKAFKKSYGLSPRHFRNAQEKSFS
- a CDS encoding alcohol dehydrogenase catalytic domain-containing protein, whose protein sequence is MSLMIPDVMTIPKFLGNGKIDYSEKPVPTTGPGQLLLQVKANALCGSERGQFYNGSEATPGHEAAGIVVAAGSNTKTDVGTHGVVFLMDFCGQCRSCKRGYTNQCLSKRADYGFSHDGGYGPYMVVNENVFFAVDAAIPLAEATILLDIMGTGGHAIRRAQLVHGDIESILIAGAGPIGLAVLAMAKLLLGKELPVFIMDFTHYRLELAQKMGAIPIHLGETTLEAGLAAAGFDRIDAAFDTSGRTTAREAALHALNHRGVLVCIGHGEQLNLQVSSDLIATERAVLGSEYFPFSELEANHRLMGEHLPYLSQIITHRFGPQSMQEAFELFFKGDTGKVVIEQ
- a CDS encoding Gfo/Idh/MocA family oxidoreductase; amino-acid sequence: MSSEGRVKVALIGAGGWGYHHARIFNARKDVDFCAVVGRDAARTRARADEFGTNAYTSIAEMLETERPDLVSLCLPNQGHFDATLQVIQAGVPLLVEKPLVFDLEEADLLLAEAAKRELFFAINFNHRYATAVQKAKVAMDTGRLGELIFVSWRFGGEGTSDHPHGNLIETQCHGFDMLEHLCGPIASVMAQMTDKTGKGFSTMALALQFQSGAVGTLLGSYDSSYAYAQTHVMELNGLKGRVTIQDTVKKFTFQRSGSETAEVWQAGYFNDKEREFHLTFDKHFDHLLGAFRAGEAPPIHAAAGRRALQLAHAAIESFQTGQRIQT
- a CDS encoding GntR family transcriptional regulator — encoded protein: MPIPTDYSTPVRLSAKERTLSQLQKWIIDGTLQPGEKLNDSELAEALGVSRTPIREAFQLLEVQGLIQMFPGKETRVTTLAKEDILKLYAPLTALQALAAELAADNIQPEHIEQLRAINASFNEKVSEEQLYEAMEYDEEFHETILQIANNQHILTFCSSLQLHIRRYKYIFFKRPSWETHTAAADHEYIIQALEARNGEEASRLMKLNLNRPLEHLDKIL
- a CDS encoding MFS transporter gives rise to the protein MSSTQASIATSPSALKTIYPLLFAISFVHLINDTIQSVVPALFPILKDSLSLSFAQIGLISLMINLTAALLQPVVGILSDSHPKPMLLPIGMLFTMGGVAALSYASHFWMVMVAVMLIGIGSAVFHPASARVSYLAAGTKKGTGQSIFQFGGNIGQSLAPIMTAVLFVHTGQRGVIWFALVVTIGIIIQFNVAKWYGKQLALEPSKSTKQAAKPVSKLNVSTGKVVFAITILMILVFSKNVYISAISSYYSFYAIEHFGLSVSHAQIVLFVFLAANVIGLLLGGVLADKFSRRSLIWFSILGTAPFALLLPYANLTFSVILIFFAGLILASAFSVILVYANELLPGRVGLVSGVFFGMAFGLGGIGSAVLGNLADSMGIEFVIRCTSYLPLLGMLTILLPSDRKAKAAV